In Geminocystis sp. NIES-3708, a single window of DNA contains:
- a CDS encoding CPBP family intramembrane glutamic endopeptidase translates to MLNFEDYSVVALFNQSNSIIKIILFLIIWAVIWFPIAIPIARLVKWQIAAPISNTQKLTFIISLYSLVPILTWAVIVVENTSLETIGLIFQVSLLKSILFGYGLGIITTFVIDAIELMTGWLMFNNQEDSAPNIWVNLPLLLLVSFFIASIEELIFRGIFVNFLLEDFNLWLSAIISSFIFALLHLIWEQKNTLPQLPGLFLMGIVLFYARIIDGGSLGLAIGLHGGWVFVLACVDTFNLYRYNPSGKSWLIGKKDQPLGSIAGLSVLLLTILFLGLKNFI, encoded by the coding sequence ATGCTAAATTTTGAGGATTATTCAGTAGTTGCTCTATTTAATCAATCTAATTCAATTATAAAAATTATTTTATTTTTGATAATATGGGCGGTTATCTGGTTTCCCATCGCAATTCCTATCGCAAGGTTAGTCAAATGGCAAATAGCCGCACCAATTTCCAATACACAAAAACTAACTTTTATAATTTCTCTCTATTCTCTTGTACCCATTTTAACTTGGGCAGTGATAGTAGTAGAAAACACTTCGTTAGAAACAATAGGATTGATTTTTCAAGTTAGTCTTCTTAAGTCTATCCTATTTGGCTATGGTTTGGGCATTATAACCACCTTTGTCATTGATGCCATAGAATTAATGACGGGTTGGTTAATGTTCAATAATCAAGAGGATTCTGCCCCTAATATATGGGTTAATTTACCCTTACTTTTGTTGGTAAGTTTTTTTATCGCTTCCATTGAAGAGTTAATTTTTAGAGGTATATTCGTCAATTTCTTACTAGAAGATTTTAATCTTTGGCTTAGTGCCATTATTTCGAGTTTTATTTTTGCTTTATTACATCTAATTTGGGAACAAAAAAACACACTTCCTCAGTTACCCGGATTATTTTTAATGGGAATAGTTCTTTTTTATGCCCGTATCATCGATGGTGGTAGTTTAGGATTAGCCATCGGTTTACATGGTGGTTGGGTATTTGTTTTAGCTTGTGTTGATACATTTAATCTTTATCGTTATAATCCTTCAGGAAAAAGTTGGTTAATTGGTAAAAAAGATCAACCTCTCGGTAGTATTGCTGGTTTAAGTGTTTTATTGTTGACAATTTTGTTTTTAGGTTTAAAAAACTTCATTTAA
- a CDS encoding succinate dehydrogenase/fumarate reductase iron-sulfur subunit — protein MKVTFKILRQKPNFSPKFQNYTLDVSPTNTILECLNQIKWELDGSLTFRKNCRNTICGSCTMKINGRSALACKENIAGELKNIDPPQGENFPEMIISPLNNLPVIKDLVVDMTKFWQDLETIEPYISTNSRNIPEKEFLQTPEQRKLLEQTGNCIMCGACYSECNAKEVNSNFVGPHALAKSYRLVTDSRDNDTENRLEKYDNQDSGVWGCTRCYLCNEVCPMDVAPLDQISKIKNAILETKDLNSSRPIRHRKVLIDLVKNDGWIDERKFGVMVVGNYFRDVRGLLSIAPLGLRLLSSGKFPFHFQPSEGVKEVRSLISAVQLENHKLR, from the coding sequence ATGAAAGTTACTTTTAAAATTCTCCGTCAAAAACCAAATTTTAGTCCAAAATTTCAAAACTACACTTTAGATGTTAGTCCTACTAATACAATTTTAGAATGTTTAAATCAGATTAAATGGGAATTAGATGGAAGTTTGACCTTCCGTAAAAATTGTCGCAATACTATCTGTGGAAGTTGCACCATGAAAATTAATGGTCGTTCTGCTTTAGCTTGTAAAGAAAATATTGCAGGAGAGCTAAAAAATATTGATCCCCCTCAAGGAGAAAACTTCCCCGAAATGATTATTTCTCCTCTTAATAATTTACCTGTTATTAAAGATTTAGTAGTAGATATGACTAAATTTTGGCAAGATTTAGAAACCATTGAACCTTATATAAGTACCAACAGCAGAAATATTCCTGAAAAAGAGTTTTTACAAACTCCTGAACAACGAAAATTATTAGAACAAACTGGTAATTGCATTATGTGTGGTGCTTGTTATTCTGAATGCAATGCAAAAGAAGTAAATTCTAATTTTGTTGGTCCTCATGCTTTAGCAAAAAGTTATCGTTTAGTAACAGATTCTCGTGATAATGACACAGAAAATAGATTAGAAAAATATGATAATCAAGACAGTGGTGTTTGGGGTTGTACTCGTTGTTATTTATGCAATGAAGTTTGTCCGATGGATGTTGCACCACTAGATCAAATTAGTAAAATTAAAAATGCAATTTTAGAGACAAAAGATCTTAATTCTAGTCGCCCAATTCGTCATCGAAAAGTTTTAATTGACTTAGTAAAAAATGATGGGTGGATTGATGAGCGTAAATTTGGAGTTATGGTGGTAGGCAATTATTTTCGTGATGTTCGAGGTTTATTAAGTATTGCTCCTTTGGGATTGCGTTTATTGTCCTCTGGGAAATTCCCTTTTCATTTTCAGCCTTCGGAAGGAGTCAAAGAAGTGAGATCGTTAATTTCAGCAGTACAGTTAGAAAATCATAAACTGAGGTAA
- a CDS encoding AbrB family transcriptional regulator, with protein MSETSPIPLEGKALLQKVKELSDIPRRQRAKACGYYTLGKNDKERVNLTAFYDAVLAAKGVPLDPERTKDGRGREATFRVSVHKNGQIVIGSSYTQKMGLQPGDEFEIKLGYKHIHLKQVGADDIEFDED; from the coding sequence ATGAGCGAAACATCACCTATTCCTTTAGAGGGAAAAGCTCTATTACAAAAAGTAAAAGAGTTATCCGATATTCCTCGTCGTCAACGTGCTAAAGCTTGTGGTTATTATACTTTAGGAAAAAACGATAAAGAACGAGTAAATTTAACTGCTTTTTATGATGCAGTTTTAGCGGCAAAAGGTGTTCCTCTAGATCCTGAAAGAACAAAAGATGGTCGTGGAAGAGAAGCAACTTTTCGAGTTAGTGTCCATAAAAATGGTCAAATTGTGATTGGTTCTAGCTATACTCAAAAAATGGGATTACAACCTGGTGATGAATTTGAAATTAAATTAGGTTATAAGCATATTCATCTAAAACAAGTTGGTGCAGATGATATTGAATTTGATGAAGATTAA
- a CDS encoding NAD(P)-dependent oxidoreductase, with translation MRIFVTGSSGCIGHYIADLLIKNTNHELFLLVRNPNKLKFDYNYREGINIIQGDLSQILEYKDLLSTINIAILAATCWGGEKESYQINVEANINLINSLNKDNCQQIIYFSTASILGQNNQLLTEAGEIGTDYIRTKYQCFTQLSALELYPKIITVYPTLVFGGDENKPYSHLSGGLKDLPKLMNLIRWFQADGSFHFLHAYDIATVIVYLVENGNNLDDSFDKKLVLGNQPLTVNQVIKEICNYLDKKIYFQIPLPIWLANIFIKVFNIQMAEWDYFCFNYRHFIYSKFVNPSTFNLESYAPNLTKLLEVSQVPK, from the coding sequence ATGCGCATTTTTGTTACTGGTAGTAGTGGCTGTATTGGTCATTATATAGCTGATTTATTAATTAAAAATACAAATCATGAATTATTTTTATTAGTTAGAAATCCTAATAAATTAAAGTTTGATTATAACTATCGTGAAGGTATTAATATTATTCAAGGAGATTTATCACAAATTCTTGAATATAAAGACTTATTAAGTACCATTAATATAGCTATTTTGGCGGCTACTTGTTGGGGAGGAGAAAAAGAATCTTATCAAATAAATGTAGAAGCAAATATCAATTTAATTAACAGTTTAAATAAAGATAATTGTCAACAGATAATTTATTTTTCAACGGCTAGTATTTTAGGTCAAAATAATCAACTTTTAACTGAAGCAGGAGAAATTGGGACTGATTATATTAGAACGAAATATCAATGTTTCACTCAGTTATCAGCATTAGAATTATATCCAAAAATTATCACTGTTTATCCTACTTTAGTTTTTGGTGGTGATGAAAATAAACCTTATTCTCATCTTTCAGGTGGTTTAAAAGATTTACCTAAATTGATGAATTTAATTCGTTGGTTTCAAGCCGATGGTAGTTTTCATTTTCTCCATGCTTATGATATTGCAACGGTGATTGTTTATTTAGTGGAAAATGGTAATAATTTAGATGATAGTTTTGATAAAAAATTAGTTTTAGGGAATCAACCTTTAACAGTTAATCAAGTGATAAAAGAGATTTGTAATTATCTTGATAAAAAGATTTATTTTCAGATTCCGTTACCAATTTGGTTAGCAAATATTTTTATAAAAGTTTTTAATATTCAAATGGCTGAATGGGATTATTTTTGTTTTAATTATCGTCATTTTATTTATAGTAAATTTGTTAATCCTAGTACCTTTAACTTAGAATCTTATGCTCCAAATTTAACTAAATTATTAGAAGTTTCACAAGTTCCTAAATAG
- a CDS encoding GUN4 domain-containing protein, which produces MTDVETRLKLLENQVKTLNESIRIKELEAKILELTTVIDNLQEQFILLPDIARYGKLKNYLQKGDFRNADEETSRIMLEVTGEERETLTPNDVSKYPCNSLFVIDEIWQKYSDKKFGFSVQLKAYFQVGGNIDTIRAQDINILRKFADQVGWLNDKKEAKFEDYDNWDFSLSAPDGCFPAHWWKSPYGLKMVTFFFARLISCNLI; this is translated from the coding sequence ATGACGGATGTTGAAACAAGATTAAAGTTATTAGAAAATCAAGTAAAAACATTAAATGAAAGTATCAGAATCAAAGAATTAGAAGCAAAAATTCTAGAATTAACTACTGTTATTGATAATCTTCAAGAACAATTTATTCTTTTACCTGATATTGCTAGATATGGTAAATTAAAAAACTATTTACAAAAAGGTGACTTTCGTAATGCTGACGAAGAAACTAGCAGAATTATGTTAGAAGTAACAGGAGAAGAACGAGAAACTTTAACTCCTAATGATGTTAGTAAATATCCTTGTAACTCTTTATTTGTGATTGATGAAATTTGGCAAAAATATAGTGATAAAAAGTTTGGTTTTAGTGTTCAGTTAAAAGCTTATTTCCAAGTCGGTGGTAATATTGACACGATTAGAGCACAAGATATTAATATTTTAAGAAAATTTGCAGATCAAGTCGGATGGCTTAATGATAAGAAAGAAGCCAAATTTGAAGATTATGATAATTGGGATTTTAGTTTATCCGCTCCTGATGGTTGTTTTCCTGCACATTGGTGGAAATCCCCTTATGGACTCAAAATGGTTACATTTTTCTTCGCTCGTTTAATTTCTTGTAATTTGATTTAA
- a CDS encoding GDSL-type esterase/lipase family protein, translated as MQILDNPHHSQHKSQPLRIIAIGDSLVYGYGDKEGGGWVERLRRHWMNSDHDHVLYNLGIRGDRTNQVNSRLSQEFTYRGELRNRYPDLIIVSVGVNDTARLGHIQGRNLTNHEQFAKDINNLLDQAQKLSSVMFVGMTPVDEEKMPFLDCFYYNLRDQYHYKEITKQACESRKIPYLDIFDIWMSRGEHWRKGQMSEDGLHPNVKGYEYLFHEVINWQLLQAKVNF; from the coding sequence ATGCAAATTTTAGATAATCCTCATCATTCACAACACAAATCTCAGCCTTTGCGTATTATTGCCATTGGTGATAGTTTGGTTTATGGTTATGGAGATAAAGAAGGTGGCGGCTGGGTAGAAAGATTACGTCGTCATTGGATGAATAGTGATCATGATCATGTTTTATATAATTTAGGTATTCGTGGCGATCGCACAAATCAAGTAAATAGTCGTTTATCTCAAGAATTTACTTATCGAGGAGAATTAAGAAATAGATATCCAGATTTGATTATTGTATCAGTAGGAGTAAATGATACGGCTCGTTTAGGACATATTCAGGGAAGAAATCTCACTAACCATGAGCAATTTGCTAAAGATATAAATAATTTACTAGATCAAGCACAAAAATTATCGTCAGTTATGTTTGTGGGTATGACTCCTGTAGATGAGGAAAAAATGCCTTTTTTAGATTGTTTTTATTATAATCTCAGAGATCAATATCATTATAAAGAAATTACGAAACAAGCCTGTGAAAGTAGAAAAATTCCCTATCTGGATATTTTTGATATATGGATGAGTAGAGGAGAACATTGGCGAAAAGGACAAATGTCAGAAGATGGACTTCATCCTAATGTCAAAGGTTATGAATATCTTTTTCATGAGGTAATTAACTGGCAGTTGCTACAAGCAAAAGTTAATTTCTAA
- a CDS encoding shikimate kinase: MGNSSSGKSSLAKRLTQEFNLPHLDLDTLAWKPEKTPIRHDLSVSLKEIMTFINHSKNWVIEGCYGDLIENILPYTELLIYLNLELNVCLENNKKRPWEAHKYQTPEAQQANLSMLESWIQDYFVRNDEFSFSYHQQLFNSFQGNKIEYNNNWNEDIIKLIDSKNR; encoded by the coding sequence ATGGGTAACTCTAGCTCTGGAAAATCAAGTTTAGCGAAAAGACTAACTCAAGAATTTAACTTACCACATCTGGATCTCGATACCCTTGCTTGGAAACCAGAAAAAACTCCTATTCGTCATGATTTATCTGTTAGCTTAAAAGAAATAATGACTTTTATCAATCACTCTAAAAATTGGGTAATTGAAGGTTGTTATGGTGACTTAATAGAAAACATTTTACCTTACACTGAGTTATTAATTTATCTTAATTTAGAACTTAATGTTTGTTTAGAAAATAATAAAAAACGTCCTTGGGAAGCTCATAAATATCAGACACCAGAAGCTCAACAAGCAAATTTAAGTATGTTAGAATCATGGATTCAAGATTATTTTGTCAGAAATGATGAGTTTTCTTTTAGTTATCATCAGCAATTATTTAATTCATTTCAAGGAAATAAAATTGAGTATAACAATAATTGGAATGAAGATATAATTAAACTAATTGATAGTAAAAATAGATAA
- the dndE gene encoding DNA sulfur modification protein DndE, with the protein MRSPIERIKLSKKAKDQLIKLKRITKIEHWNILCRWAFCRSLAEANPPAPYPVPSDSNVEMTWQVFGGDMGDILLMALKYRCHKDGFDTDTETLNHQFRLHLHRGISYLATDPNLQKMEHLFQLSIKNQEDKIN; encoded by the coding sequence ATGCGATCGCCCATAGAAAGAATTAAACTCTCAAAAAAAGCCAAAGATCAACTAATCAAACTAAAAAGAATTACAAAAATAGAACATTGGAATATTTTATGTCGTTGGGCATTTTGTCGTTCATTAGCTGAAGCAAATCCTCCAGCACCTTATCCTGTGCCATCTGATAGTAATGTGGAAATGACGTGGCAAGTTTTTGGGGGTGATATGGGGGATATTTTGCTGATGGCTTTAAAATATAGATGTCATAAAGATGGATTCGATACGGATACTGAAACTTTAAATCATCAATTTCGTTTACATCTCCATCGTGGTATTAGTTATTTAGCTACAGATCCCAATTTACAAAAAATGGAACATTTATTTCAATTAAGTATCAAAAATCAGGAAGATAAAATTAATTAA
- a CDS encoding DUF305 domain-containing protein produces MNKKLLVYSLVSIFTGSVGTALVMVAVSKINPQATLLIPSVQAQTSSPPKTVYPMMPRMMNEQHFIVMMIPHHEGAISMADLALNRATHPEIKELAKAIKSTQSQEIKQMQSWYQEWYSADVPQWNPGMGMYGWNGNRSPSQQGNWTAGMGMHNRWGNGQSTAQSGWQSGMGCLGMRTMLGNTTALQNAPDFDRAFIEEMIPHHQMGVMMAQMVLASSNRPEIKKLAKTIIDTQTAEINEMQQWYQQWYQ; encoded by the coding sequence ATGAACAAAAAATTATTAGTTTATAGCCTTGTTAGTATCTTTACAGGTAGTGTTGGAACAGCTTTAGTCATGGTGGCTGTATCGAAAATTAATCCTCAAGCAACTCTTTTGATACCATCGGTTCAAGCTCAGACTTCTTCTCCACCCAAGACTGTTTATCCGATGATGCCAAGAATGATGAATGAACAGCATTTTATTGTCATGATGATTCCCCATCATGAAGGTGCGATCTCCATGGCAGATTTAGCCTTAAATCGAGCAACACATCCCGAAATTAAAGAACTAGCTAAAGCAATTAAAAGCACTCAATCTCAAGAAATTAAACAGATGCAAAGCTGGTATCAAGAGTGGTATAGTGCTGATGTGCCACAGTGGAATCCTGGCATGGGAATGTACGGTTGGAATGGAAATAGATCTCCATCACAACAGGGTAACTGGACTGCTGGTATGGGAATGCACAATCGATGGGGTAATGGACAATCAACAGCTCAATCCGGTTGGCAATCGGGTATGGGTTGTCTAGGAATGAGAACTATGTTAGGCAATACAACTGCGTTGCAAAATGCTCCTGATTTTGACCGTGCTTTTATCGAAGAAATGATCCCTCATCATCAGATGGGTGTAATGATGGCACAAATGGTGTTAGCCTCTAGCAATCGTCCAGAAATTAAGAAATTAGCAAAAACGATTATTGATACTCAAACGGCAGAAATCAACGAAATGCAGCAATGGTATCAGCAATGGTATCAGTAG
- a CDS encoding tRNA (cytidine(34)-2'-O)-methyltransferase, producing the protein MAKIVLVHPQIPPNTGNIARTCAATQTELHLVGPLGFEISDRYLKRAGLDYWPHVTLTYHQSSEDFIKSAKEKGGRLIGLSVRGANNYLECEFKEDDWLLFGSETDGLPPEVLQQCDMTCFIKMTSLHVRSLNLSVSVSVVLFESLRQLSITNS; encoded by the coding sequence ATGGCGAAAATTGTTTTAGTTCATCCTCAAATTCCTCCGAATACTGGTAATATTGCTCGAACTTGTGCGGCTACGCAAACAGAGTTACATCTTGTCGGACCTTTAGGCTTTGAAATTAGTGATCGCTATTTAAAAAGAGCTGGTTTAGATTATTGGCCCCACGTTACATTAACTTATCATCAAAGTTCTGAAGATTTTATCAAAAGTGCGAAGGAAAAAGGAGGAAGATTAATTGGTTTAAGCGTTAGAGGTGCAAACAATTATCTTGAATGTGAATTTAAAGAAGATGATTGGCTTTTATTTGGTAGCGAAACTGATGGTTTACCCCCTGAGGTTTTACAACAGTGTGATATGACTTGTTTTATTAAGATGACGAGTCTTCATGTACGTAGCTTAAATTTATCTGTTAGTGTCTCCGTCGTTTTATTTGAATCTTTACGACAATTGTCCATTACTAATTCCTAG
- a CDS encoding AarF/ABC1/UbiB kinase family protein, which yields MIYSSSDSYKRETEPLRRYSAEDIAKYYRYRPWLGLFRSVKIFLYFAVFIIQLTLDKWFKKEENNKQKRAEQLRKILTKLGPTFIKVGQALSTRPDLIRKDFLEELIKLQDQLPPFDSRIAFEIIESELDLEVEEAYKEISATPVAAASLGQVYKAVLHTGEEVAVKVQRPNLLPVIRLDLYLMRLASRWVAPFLPLNLGHDLGLIVDEFGTKLFEEIDYINEGRNAEKFASNFLGDPEVKVPCIYWRYSSHNVLTLEWINGYKLNDLDTIREAGLDPSDIIRIGVTSGLRQLLEHGFFHADPHPGNLFAMPDGKMAYIDFGMMDQLTEDTKETIASSVVQLINRDYQALAKDFVNLGFLTPETDIKPIIPALEKVLGNAVGQSVGNFNFKTITDDFSELMYEYPFRVPAKFALIIRSLVTQEGLALSLNPDFRIVEVSFPYISRRLLTEESPAMRKRLIEVLFKDGRFQWERLENMIAIAQSDRQFDLLPTASLGLQFLVSEEGDYLRRQLITALIEDDRLHTEEVHRLWTLIQPELKPQKLFDVALQAIKQFSQELVAN from the coding sequence GTGATTTATTCTTCTTCAGATTCCTATAAGCGAGAGACTGAGCCTTTAAGACGTTATTCGGCGGAAGATATTGCAAAATACTATCGTTATCGCCCTTGGTTAGGATTATTTCGGAGTGTGAAAATTTTTTTATATTTTGCTGTTTTTATTATTCAATTAACTTTAGATAAATGGTTTAAAAAAGAAGAAAATAATAAACAAAAAAGAGCAGAGCAATTAAGAAAAATCCTGACAAAGTTAGGTCCTACATTTATTAAAGTTGGTCAAGCACTTTCCACTCGTCCTGATTTAATTCGCAAAGATTTTCTAGAAGAATTAATAAAGTTACAAGATCAACTTCCTCCTTTTGATAGTAGAATTGCTTTTGAGATTATTGAAAGTGAATTAGATTTAGAAGTAGAAGAAGCCTATAAAGAAATTTCAGCTACTCCCGTCGCAGCGGCAAGTTTAGGGCAAGTATATAAAGCAGTTTTACACACAGGGGAAGAAGTTGCTGTTAAAGTTCAACGTCCTAATTTATTACCTGTTATTCGCTTAGATTTATATTTAATGCGTTTAGCTTCTCGATGGGTTGCTCCTTTTTTACCTCTTAATTTAGGTCATGATTTAGGTTTAATTGTTGATGAATTTGGAACTAAATTATTTGAAGAAATTGACTATATAAATGAGGGAAGAAATGCTGAGAAATTTGCTAGTAATTTTTTAGGAGATCCTGAAGTCAAAGTTCCCTGTATTTACTGGCGTTATAGTAGTCATAATGTTTTAACTTTAGAATGGATTAATGGTTATAAATTAAATGATTTAGATACCATTCGTGAGGCAGGTTTAGATCCTAGTGATATTATCCGCATTGGTGTTACATCAGGATTGAGACAATTGTTAGAACATGGTTTCTTTCATGCAGATCCACACCCAGGAAATTTATTCGCTATGCCCGATGGTAAAATGGCTTATATTGATTTTGGTATGATGGATCAATTAACAGAGGATACCAAAGAAACGATCGCTTCTTCTGTCGTGCAATTGATAAATCGTGATTATCAGGCTTTGGCTAAAGATTTTGTTAATTTAGGCTTCTTAACTCCAGAAACGGATATAAAGCCCATAATTCCCGCCTTAGAAAAGGTTTTAGGCAATGCCGTTGGACAAAGTGTAGGAAATTTTAACTTTAAAACTATTACTGATGATTTTTCAGAATTGATGTATGAGTATCCTTTTAGAGTACCTGCGAAATTTGCTTTAATCATTCGTTCATTAGTCACTCAAGAGGGTTTAGCTTTAAGTCTTAATCCTGATTTTCGCATTGTGGAAGTGTCTTTTCCTTATATTTCTCGTCGTTTATTGACGGAAGAATCTCCTGCTATGCGTAAACGCCTAATTGAGGTATTGTTTAAAGATGGTAGGTTTCAATGGGAAAGATTAGAGAATATGATTGCCATCGCTCAATCTGATCGTCAATTTGATTTATTGCCTACTGCTAGTTTAGGATTACAATTTTTAGTGTCAGAGGAGGGAGATTATTTACGACGCCAATTAATTACGGCTTTAATCGAAGACGATAGATTACATACGGAAGAAGTACACAGATTATGGACGTTAATTCAACCAGAATTAAAACCACAAAAACTTTTTGATGTGGCATTACAAGCTATTAAACAATTCTCTCAAGAATTAGTGGCAAATTAA
- a CDS encoding Fe(3+) ABC transporter substrate-binding protein, which translates to MNKVSRRLFLGATGALGAVALAEFTGVRSSFAQKKQEINLYSSRHYNTDMKLYKDFEKQTGIKVNLVEGKGEELLQRIKSEGRNSPADIFLTADVGNIWQAQQAGIFSPVNSSTLNQKIPASLRDTAKNEWFGFSTRVRVIMYRKGKINPNQLSTYEDLANPKWRGKLIMRTSTNIYNQSLTAWLLGINGQAKTEQWAKGVVANFARQPQGGDRDQFEAVAAGIADLTVANTYYLGAYANDPKKKEIFERIGVFFPNQGKGQSGAFSNISGGGVLKNAPNRAGAIKFLEYLTTPSAQNYFAKGNFEYPVVKGAQIDPVLKNFGNFRSSNVSLSKVGPNLANALKIMDRAGWK; encoded by the coding sequence ATGAATAAAGTTAGTAGAAGATTATTCCTTGGTGCAACTGGAGCTTTAGGGGCGGTAGCTTTAGCTGAATTCACGGGAGTAAGAAGTTCTTTTGCCCAAAAAAAACAAGAAATCAATTTATATTCATCTCGTCACTACAACACGGATATGAAACTATATAAAGATTTTGAAAAACAAACAGGAATAAAAGTCAATTTAGTTGAAGGAAAAGGAGAGGAATTATTGCAAAGAATTAAAAGTGAAGGGCGTAATTCTCCCGCAGACATTTTTTTGACAGCAGACGTAGGAAATATTTGGCAAGCACAACAAGCAGGGATTTTTTCACCCGTTAATTCTTCTACCTTAAATCAAAAGATTCCAGCATCTTTACGAGATACTGCTAAAAATGAATGGTTTGGATTTAGTACAAGAGTTCGAGTTATTATGTATAGAAAAGGAAAAATTAATCCTAATCAATTATCTACTTATGAAGATTTAGCGAATCCAAAATGGCGTGGAAAATTAATTATGCGTACTTCCACTAATATCTATAATCAATCTTTAACAGCTTGGCTTTTAGGGATTAATGGACAGGCAAAAACAGAACAATGGGCTAAAGGTGTTGTTGCGAATTTTGCTCGTCAACCTCAAGGAGGAGATCGAGATCAATTTGAAGCCGTTGCGGCAGGTATTGCTGATTTAACTGTTGCTAATACTTATTATTTAGGTGCTTATGCAAACGATCCAAAAAAGAAAGAGATTTTTGAACGTATAGGGGTATTTTTCCCTAATCAAGGAAAAGGACAAAGTGGTGCTTTTTCTAATATTAGTGGTGGTGGAGTACTAAAAAATGCTCCTAATAGAGCTGGTGCAATTAAATTTTTAGAATATTTAACAACTCCCTCTGCACAAAACTATTTTGCGAAAGGTAATTTTGAATATCCAGTAGTTAAAGGGGCACAAATTGATCCTGTTTTAAAGAATTTTGGTAATTTCAGATCTTCTAATGTCTCCTTAAGCAAAGTAGGACCTAATTTAGCCAATGCTTTAAAAATAATGGATCGTGCTGGTTGGAAATAG
- a CDS encoding Gfo/Idh/MocA family protein, whose product MKNQRLSAGNLQMQRNYNHPLKIGVIGVGNMGQHHTRVLSLLKDVELVGIADVNVERGLDVASKYRVHFFENYLEMLPNVDAVCIAAPTRLHHQVGLECLNAGVHVLIEKPIAASITEAESLVNAAAATNCILQVGHIERFNPAFQELSKVLKTENLLALEAHRMSPYSDRANDVSVVLDLMIHDLDLLLELAESPVVKLSATGSRASESQYLDYVTATLNFANGIVATVTASKVTHRKIRRIVAHCKNSLTEADFLNNEILIHRQTTANYTTDYGQILYRQDGLIEKVYTSNIEPLHAELEHFVSCVRGGNKPSVGGEQALKALRLASYIEQLALDGKVWQESPLDLKQLNGEFINL is encoded by the coding sequence ATGAAAAATCAACGATTATCCGCAGGTAATTTGCAGATGCAAAGAAATTATAATCATCCTTTAAAAATAGGAGTTATCGGGGTTGGTAATATGGGGCAACATCACACCCGTGTATTAAGTTTACTAAAAGATGTGGAATTAGTGGGCATCGCAGATGTTAATGTAGAGCGAGGTTTAGATGTTGCTAGTAAATACCGAGTTCATTTTTTTGAAAATTATTTAGAAATGTTGCCTAATGTGGATGCTGTTTGTATTGCCGCTCCCACAAGATTACATCATCAAGTAGGTTTAGAATGCTTAAATGCAGGAGTACACGTTTTAATTGAAAAACCAATTGCTGCTAGTATCACAGAAGCTGAATCTTTAGTAAATGCCGCCGCCGCTACGAATTGTATTTTGCAAGTAGGGCATATCGAGCGATTTAATCCTGCCTTTCAAGAATTAAGCAAAGTCTTAAAAACAGAGAATTTATTAGCTTTAGAAGCCCATCGCATGAGTCCATATTCTGATCGTGCTAATGATGTATCCGTAGTGTTAGATTTGATGATCCATGACTTAGATTTATTGTTAGAATTAGCTGAATCTCCCGTCGTAAAATTAAGTGCAACTGGTAGTCGAGCCTCAGAATCGCAATATTTAGACTATGTAACTGCTACCTTGAATTTCGCTAATGGTATTGTGGCTACTGTCACGGCTAGTAAAGTAACTCATCGTAAAATTCGTCGTATTGTTGCCCATTGTAAAAATAGCCTTACAGAAGCGGATTTTCTCAATAATGAAATTCTAATTCATCGTCAAACTACCGCTAATTATACAACTGATTACGGTCAAATTTTATATCGTCAAGATGGTTTAATTGAAAAAGTATATACCAGTAATATTGAGCCTTTACACGCAGAATTAGAACATTTTGTTAGTTGTGTCAGAGGTGGAAATAAACCTTCTGTAGGGGGAGAACAAGCTTTAAAAGCCTTACGATTAGCTAGTTACATTGAACAGTTAGCTTTAGATGGAAAAGTATGGCAAGAATCACCCTTAGATTTAAAACAACTCAATGGAGAGTTTATCAATCTTTAA